The sequence ttcggctttgctttgattttttttttttttgaagtctACCTGTGGTGAATTGAAAAACTTCATGATCTTCAAAACAGGCTTTTCAGTGAACCTTGGATGTTGATATGAAGGACTTTTGGTAGTTAATTGACTTAACAATAACTGCTTAGTAGATTAAGTTTTAGATTTGGCATCTGCaagaacttatttattatttgtaggGGACTTTCTTAGTGGTTTTTTTGTTCTCTATTGTTGACTTTTTTGGAAGAGGAACTTCAGTGACCTTTTTATTTGCCATTTTATTCAACTTAGGTAGTATTTGTAAATTAAATGAACCTATTACAGCAAAAAGTTAGAATTTACTGATGCCATCTGTTATAGCATTATGAAATCCAGACATTACAAAGCTTGGGGCTTGAACTTCACAATTCGATGAGGAATCTATTTATTGGGCCAATTCAAAATTGCCAACAATAATAATGGTCATCAATTTCAATCCTAAGGAACAGGAACTAGAGAATCCCCCAACAGAAACAATCaagatatgtgtgtgtgtgtgtgtgtgtgtgtgtgtgcgcatGTGCGTGCGAGCGCACATGTGTGAATTGTGTGCGCGCgtgtgtttgtgtgtgaatTTTTAGAGTAATTAATCTGCCTGGCTTGGAAATTAGCCCAAAATGTATGACATTGGTCTTTTCCATCTTCCTCTGTTCTAATGACTTTAGGTTTCTTATATGAATGCAGGATCTGCGCAGATATTGGTTGTCCATCCTAATGATTGTCACATCTTCACGGTCATCTATAAATATTAGACACTTAGAGAAGGCTACAGTTTCCACCGGAAAAGAAGGCCTTTTGTCTGAAGGAAATGCTGCGTATAATTGGTCTAGGTACTacatgttttataaatttttatattatacttGTCATAAATTTTCTTGCACCTctggctttttctttttcccatttAAGAGCATCATGATTTATGAGCTATAGGTATTTGACAAATAACCTAGAATGCTTCAAGAACTATCTAAATAAGTTGAGCACTTTTTAATGGCTATCATGATCAAAGAGAGCTGATATGTTCTATTGTGAGGAAGCCTTACTAATGACAAAGTTGGCAATGAAATTATGGCATCAAGGAACAGTTATAGATGCATATCAGTTGTTTGGTTGGTGAATTACCCATGTTATCCAGCCAAGCACTccaaagtttaaattttgttcaaGAATGCTTGTTCAAGCATCTATAATTTATCTTCTAATAGTTGTGATGCATATAAACACACATGGTCAAGCTGCtataatttagatttttgtCAATATTTAGTATACAATAGGAATTTTTGTGGTGAACttgttttcaaaaatcatgCACAACTGACTAGGCTGCACTCACTGATCTTACCTTTCGATATTGATTCTGTTAATGTGGTCTTCTCATGGTACACTTGTGtacatgaataattaaattcGACAGGCtgaaattaaataagatatgtCTGCAGATGTGTGGATGAACTTGAATCTCAATTGTCTAAGCATGGAAGCCTTAAGCAGCTGTATttctatcatcatcatcttacAACAGTAAGTGCGGTACCTGTTTTCATGATTTGCAGACCTCAAGTGAATTCTAGCTTCTTTTTtgactgttttttttttgtttaaattggcTATTTACCAGAGAAATTCATTTCTTACTGTACTAATTGAGCAGGTATTCAGGAACACTATGTTTGGGCCCGAGGGTCGACCACAACATTGTTGTGCTTGGCTTGGAGTTGCAAGTAGTTTTCCAGATTGTTCTTCTGCAATCATCCCAGAAGAGGTATTCTTTAATGATCTTTGTCTGGCCCAATCAGCTTTACCCGTAAGataatttgttttgttacatgccaaccaaacatattatttgtgTCCGATTCAACTCAAAAGCTTAAGCTGACTCAaccatatatattcaaattcatatttaccAGAGTATTTAATGTGGGACTATTTGTTTACTCTAACACACTCTCTtggcattattatttttaataaatttaaccaAATGATTGGTCATGGAGGCATTCCCACTACCTGGGCATTTCACTATAAGCTAAAGATTTGGTATGCCTCAAGGACGTTCAAAAGAtcatgttttctatttgtaTATTCAGTTACCTGATAGGTTCAATTATATAGTTGACTTTgggtatatatgcaataatAAGTTTCATGTTGAACCGTGGTAAACATTTACAGTAGAATTGATTTAGGGGATATAATGGGACACTCAACCTGATGAGCCATTTTCTTGCCTGCACCCATTTAGATTCCTGAGCACTGAACCTTTCTCactatatttgtttgccattaaTTCTCCAACCCAAGTGAAATAATGTGTTTGGTTTATAAGCCTTTGCAGTTCAATTTGCTAAATGTTTCTCTTTCTCAAACCGCTTGCTTAAATAGTTAAATCATGCGAATATTCGTGTAGTTTGGTCTGAATGTTTTTGCACTGACTGGGCTATAGTTATCCTCTTTGATCGCTCATAAAGGACAATAAACTCTTTTCATCTGCCAAGATACAAGAATATTTAGAAGTATTTGAAATGCAAACAGctttaataaaataatcctTCTAACAAGTGCAGTTTAATAAGATTGGAAGAGATGCGATTTTATATGTGGAGTCCCTCATTGAATCTATCATGGGTGGGCTGGAAGGCCTGATCAATATCTTGGATTCAGAAGGTGGATTTGGTGCTTTAGAGATACAGGTAATATCTGTATTAGTTTGTAATTACCCCTGATAAAATAATATCCAAACTCAGTGAGTAGATTATATGATGCAGCTCTCCCCAGAGCAGGCAGCTATCCGTATGATTAATGCAGTGAAAGTCTCAAACCTATCCATGAAATCACCAAAAGGTCTGTTTGGTTTGTCCTTGCCTGGGTATGAGAGTTACCCAGAAAATAATAGTTCTGTGAAAATGTGAGGACATTTCTCttcattcatttaatttttaatagttCGGTGATAATGTTTGTCTAGGCAGATGATGCTCATGTGCCTTCTGTGTTGTTTTGGATAGGCTTGAAGCTGCCATGCAAAGGTTGACAAATCTCTGCTCTGTTTTAAATGACATGGAGCCAATATGTGTTCTGAATCATGTCTTTGTTCTACGTGAGGTTTGCTTCTTTCTCTGATAGGTTTGCGTCATTCACATAGATGTGTTCTATGGACTATGAatcctctctttctttctttctttctttcgattttatttttatttttattttttatgtctaTTCTCTGATAATTGTACGTTGCCTTTTATCTGAGCAATTTTGTTTAGCCTCTCCTCTGAAACATTCAAGTATATTAGAGAAAATTAGGGAAATTTcctttatttgtattttctgttcatcgctttttatttttatttttatttttttgcagtaCATGAGAGACTGTATACTTGGAAACTTCAGGAGAAGGCTTCTTGCAGTGCTGAAAACTGATAACGGTCTTCAGTGTCCATCAGTCGTAGAATCTCTGATAAGAAGGCACATTGGCATCATCCACCTAGCTGAGCAGCACATCAGCATGGATCTCACTGAGGGTCTACGTGAAGTTTTATTAATGGAGGCCTTCACCGGGCCAGTTTCTTATTTACACAATTTTGAAAAACCAGCTGGCCTGCAGACTGGATCAGCTGTTGAATTCATCTGCCAATGGTACATGGAAAATATTGTGAAGGATAGCTCTGGAGTTGGAATTGTATTTATGCCGCGGAATGATTGCTTCAAAAGTTCAATACCTATTGGTGGATATTCAGCAGAGTCATTCACTGATATATTGGAGCTTAAATCCTTAATCCATATTTTTGGTGGGTATGGATTGGACCGCATGGATAAGATGTTACGAGATCACACAGCTGCATTGCTAAATTGTATTGATACCGCTTTGAGGTCAAATCATGATCATCTTGAGGGTATTGCTGGTAGTATCAGCACTGGTGATCGGATAGAAAGAGAAGCTAACATGAAGCAAATTCCTGACATTGAGACTTTAGTTGGGTTTTGTATTCAGGCTGGGCAGGCGATAGCTTTTCATCAGATTCTTGTGGAGGCTGCTACGCTGGTGTTAGATGAGAAGGCACCTTTGCTTGTTTCCCTTATTAATGGGGTAGCTAAGCAATTACCAGATGAGATACCAGATaaagatgaaattaaaagaTTAAGAAGGGTTGCTAGTACCATGGCGGTGGTTGGTGACCATGACATGGAATGGGTCCATTCAATTATGCTGGAAGCCAATGCTGCCACCGATAATTCTTGGACCTTGCTGCCATATCTATGTGCCTCATTTATGTCTTCGAATATCTGGAACTTGACGGCTTTTAATGTCAGTACTGGTGGGTTCAATAACAACATGCACTGCTTAGCCAGGTGAGTATGGCATCATTTACTGACATGATGATGGCTGTGAATGGATTTGCCTTTAACCTGTATAAACtatttaatttcattcttttcatgTGATTGAATATAAGTTTCTGGACTTAGCAAAGAGCACGGACattacaaaaaatttcaaacacaGAACGCACCCAACAGAATGGGATATTTAGGTGAAGGTGCCCTATAACAAAGATTACTATTTATTGAATGAATAAATCAACACAGTGATATGATTGCCTTCTCTATATAACTAACATGGATTTATTTTGGTAGACATCAATAGGGGATAATCTTTAGTAATTAATGCAGAAGTCCATTTTCAATTGAATGATATGACTATGCCTACTTTGTTGATACTCAGAACTCAAAGATATGTTATCTTCTCTAGTTCTGAGTGTAAACATTAAGTTCTGAGTATCCTAACAAGTCTTTTATCATTTTCTGaatgaatttttaaagttaACAATTAACAAAGTTCTCTCTGAATGATCCTTCTGTGTATTATAACAACATTTGGCTTTCACAGGTGTATCAGTGCTGTAATTGCTGCAAGTGAGTTTGTTAGGTTGGAAAGGGGAGAATATCAAAGACAATCCACTTCTAATGGGCATGCCAATGAAGTGTTGGAACCTGAAGTGCTGAACCGTGCAACAGTCGAAGCAAATGCAAAATCTGCCATGCAACTTTATACTAAATGTTCTGCTGTGATATTACTTGATTCATGGGCAGATAGTAACAGGTATTATTCCTTGGTCATAGCAAAGAAActtcttttctttaataaatcCCCTTTCGATAAACCCATAAACCCTAACATTCTTTTCAGTACAGTTTTAAATGTTAAGTTCAAATCATGCTAGTTCAAACACAAATTTTCCTTATAATGTTCGTTCATCTAGTTCTCTCACTTTGTATGCGGTGTGTTATATTGTATTTTGGAGCATTCAAATCATTGTTTGTTTCAGTTTATGTAGACAACTCTCAAGATCTAAGATTggtatttcatgtattttctctCTTGTTGGCATTTGTTATTTTAGAGGAAGAAACCTGGACTCACCCTGCCCTTTCATGCAGATCAAATATAGTCCCAAAGTTGATTTTCATAGACCAGCTCTGTGAGCTTTGCCCCTACCTTCTCAGAAGCACTCTTGAGATACACATACCTTATGCCATTATTCGGTCGATGTATCGCCAACATTATGGGAATTCATCAATGGCGGTTGTGGAAATACTGGCACCGTCACCAAGACAATCACCCGCTGTCTCTCTTGCTCATGCATCGCCTGCCATCAGACACCAGCGAGGTGATTCTACACCTCAGTCTAGCGCATACGATTCCAGTTACTTCAGTGTTCATCAACAAGAGGAATATGATTCCGACATGAAGGCTAAGCCAGGTAGTAAACAACATCCCAGCATGAGACGCTCTGGGCCTCTGGATTACGGTTCGAGCAGGAAGGTCAAGTTTGTAGAGGGTTCGACCTCCGGGAGTCGAGGTCCAAGCCCCTTGCCAAGGTTTGCAGTGTCAAGATCAGGGCCCTTGCTGGACAAATAACTGAAAAATAGTAGTTGGTGTAATCTgacaaatttttattgttaatgaGCATTGCTTGTATGTATTGCCAGGTTTTCtattctattcttttctttttttaattaatggtgAAGTTGCTGATACTTTGCATTAATGTTA comes from Dioscorea cayenensis subsp. rotundata cultivar TDr96_F1 chromosome 15, TDr96_F1_v2_PseudoChromosome.rev07_lg8_w22 25.fasta, whole genome shotgun sequence and encodes:
- the LOC120277083 gene encoding probable protein NAP1, which produces MAKLRQPPSNQDVSPRSLKSKDWENMSRWSEYLDGDSSPSTSVNWKHSGSESIPSSGNFQKSLQMEWVVQLSKVAEGLLAKMYRLNHLLDKPDLLSNTYLDAFWQAGVFPNFPKICILVSKKFPEHPNKLQLDRVDKFSLDAMYENAEGYLQHLEPWVMLLVDLMAFREQALRLILDLSSTVITLLPHQNALILHAFMDLFCSFVRVNLFSDKIPRKMMIQVYNILHAMSRGGRDCDFYHRLVQFVDSYDPPVKGLQEDLNFVSPRIGEVLEAVGPTIFLSTDTKKLRNEGFLSPFHPRYPDILTNSAHPLRAQDLANVTSYREWVLFGYLVCPDELLRVTSIDIAMVVLKENLILTLFRDENVPLHEEYQLYVLPRVLESKKMAKSGRAKQKEADLEYNVAKQVEKMISEVHEQALLSCDAIHHERRILLKQEIGRMVLFFSDQPSLLAPNIQMVFSALALAQCEIVWYFRHVGVSSSKSKAARVIPMEIDASDPTIGFLLDGIDKLCCLVRKYIAAIKGYALSYLSSCAGRIRFLLGTPGMVALDLDNTLRGLFQQVVRCLENIPKPQGENISAVMCDLSDLRRYWLSILMIVTSSRSSINIRHLEKATVSTGKEGLLSEGNAAYNWSRCVDELESQLSKHGSLKQLYFYHHHLTTVFRNTMFGPEGRPQHCCAWLGVASSFPDCSSAIIPEEFNKIGRDAILYVESLIESIMGGLEGLINILDSEGGFGALEIQLSPEQAAIRMINAVKVSNLSMKSPKGLFGLSLPGYESYPENNSSVKMLEAAMQRLTNLCSVLNDMEPICVLNHVFVLREYMRDCILGNFRRRLLAVLKTDNGLQCPSVVESLIRRHIGIIHLAEQHISMDLTEGLREVLLMEAFTGPVSYLHNFEKPAGLQTGSAVEFICQWYMENIVKDSSGVGIVFMPRNDCFKSSIPIGGYSAESFTDILELKSLIHIFGGYGLDRMDKMLRDHTAALLNCIDTALRSNHDHLEGIAGSISTGDRIEREANMKQIPDIETLVGFCIQAGQAIAFHQILVEAATLVLDEKAPLLVSLINGVAKQLPDEIPDKDEIKRLRRVASTMAVVGDHDMEWVHSIMLEANAATDNSWTLLPYLCASFMSSNIWNLTAFNVSTGGFNNNMHCLARCISAVIAASEFVRLERGEYQRQSTSNGHANEVLEPEVLNRATVEANAKSAMQLYTKCSAVILLDSWADSNRSNIVPKLIFIDQLCELCPYLLRSTLEIHIPYAIIRSMYRQHYGNSSMAVVEILAPSPRQSPAVSLAHASPAIRHQRGDSTPQSSAYDSSYFSVHQQEEYDSDMKAKPGSKQHPSMRRSGPLDYGSSRKVKFVEGSTSGSRGPSPLPRFAVSRSGPLLDK